In the Natronolimnobius baerhuensis genome, one interval contains:
- a CDS encoding KEOPS complex subunit Pcc1 has protein sequence MSRRASVTIRTRHDEPGRLARALRPDNTDEMETGVDGDTLVTTIERDSTSGLQATADDYVVNLEVALEVLDRGASGTVDSTDGRGRASDAAHNTNTTTNE, from the coding sequence ATGAGTCGACGAGCAAGCGTGACGATTCGGACGCGACATGACGAGCCGGGACGGCTCGCACGAGCGCTGCGTCCGGATAACACAGACGAGATGGAGACGGGTGTCGACGGCGACACGCTCGTCACAACCATCGAACGCGATTCGACCAGCGGACTCCAGGCGACGGCCGACGATTACGTGGTCAATCTCGAGGTTGCACTCGAGGTTCTCGACCGAGGAGCAAGCGGGACAGTTGATTCAACCGACGGACGCGGGCGAGCGTCCGATGCAGCTCACAACACTAACACTACTACCAATGAGTGA
- a CDS encoding PAS domain-containing protein, giving the protein MVVDEWAQLLLECAQDKIAVIEDTGEYVYVNEASTDILGFEPAALIGDTVFEYIHDDDVAAIKQRFNHFVAAAADQTITVRYRHRTADSEWTWLESRLSNVDIGTQIDANATENGETGKRYVVSSRDISKQVAAERDRQQARERLETITQTTGDVLWLFSGDWEELLFVNPAYERIFGQPVAELEQDPHSFLDVIHPDDVPAVEQAMQRLSAGTPTSVEYRVNPDLEYERWVWVRAEPVVTDGTVTRIVGFTRDITDRRRRKRQLIVMDTLLRHNLRNDMCVILGTADELTRATPDTRDDDTPPLEPDTVSAHAAVIREYGEKLLESATKQRRVIDLLADAPVRSPTDIVDVVTDAIEQIRASHDVSIETDLPDAARAITITELEAAIYELLENAVEHAPSDEPAVSVTVEATGDGAVAITVEDNCPPIPELEFRVLTGEWEMTDVYHTSGLGLWLVYWVVDLSNGWVDFSRSEGDGNTITVTLPRSST; this is encoded by the coding sequence ATGGTGGTCGATGAGTGGGCACAACTCCTGCTCGAGTGTGCACAGGACAAAATCGCCGTGATCGAGGACACTGGCGAGTATGTCTACGTCAACGAGGCAAGCACAGACATACTCGGGTTCGAGCCAGCGGCACTGATCGGCGACACAGTCTTCGAGTATATCCACGACGACGACGTGGCGGCCATCAAACAGCGATTCAACCACTTTGTGGCGGCTGCTGCGGACCAGACGATAACGGTTCGATATCGGCACCGAACGGCAGATAGCGAGTGGACGTGGCTCGAGAGTCGGCTCTCGAACGTCGACATTGGCACACAGATCGATGCGAACGCGACCGAGAATGGAGAGACAGGCAAGCGATACGTCGTGAGTTCACGTGACATTTCCAAACAGGTGGCCGCCGAACGGGATCGACAACAGGCACGCGAGCGCCTCGAGACGATCACCCAGACGACCGGTGACGTCCTGTGGCTGTTTTCCGGTGACTGGGAGGAACTGCTCTTCGTCAATCCGGCGTACGAGCGAATCTTCGGGCAGCCGGTCGCCGAACTCGAGCAAGATCCACACTCGTTTCTGGATGTGATTCATCCGGACGACGTCCCGGCAGTCGAGCAGGCGATGCAACGGCTTTCGGCCGGGACACCGACCAGTGTCGAGTATCGGGTGAACCCGGACCTCGAGTATGAGCGCTGGGTCTGGGTCCGTGCAGAACCCGTCGTCACAGACGGCACGGTCACGCGCATCGTCGGTTTTACACGCGATATCACTGACCGGCGACGACGCAAACGGCAACTCATCGTGATGGATACGCTCTTGCGCCACAACCTTCGCAACGATATGTGCGTTATTCTTGGCACCGCCGACGAACTCACTCGAGCGACGCCAGACACTCGTGACGATGACACGCCACCACTCGAGCCAGACACCGTCTCGGCACACGCAGCCGTCATTCGCGAGTACGGCGAAAAACTGCTCGAAAGTGCTACCAAACAACGTCGGGTGATCGATTTGCTGGCAGACGCCCCCGTTCGCTCGCCAACGGATATCGTCGACGTCGTCACTGACGCTATCGAGCAGATCCGAGCATCCCACGACGTTTCAATTGAGACCGACCTCCCGGACGCTGCCCGAGCGATCACGATTACCGAACTCGAGGCAGCGATCTACGAACTGCTCGAGAACGCGGTCGAACACGCCCCGAGCGACGAGCCAGCGGTTTCGGTCACGGTCGAAGCGACCGGAGACGGTGCTGTCGCGATTACTGTCGAAGACAACTGCCCGCCGATTCCCGAACTCGAGTTTCGCGTCCTGACCGGCGAGTGGGAGATGACCGACGTCTATCACACCTCGGGGCTGGGGCTGTGGCTCGTCTACTGGGTCGTCGACCTCTCGAACGGCTGGGTCGACTTCTCGCGCTCCGAGGGCGACGGAAACACGATCACAGTGACTCTTCCTCGTTCATCCACGTGA
- a CDS encoding 30S ribosomal protein S15 — translation MARMHTRRRGSSGSDKPTADEPPEWSDVDADEIEDRVVELAEQGHDPSQIGIKLRDEGVTGTPVPDVKLATGKKLTEILEENDAQSDIPADLRNLMERAVRLREHVQQNPQDYQNKRSLQNTESKVRRLVAYYRGDELEADFQYSYDVAVELLEEN, via the coding sequence ATGGCACGAATGCATACCCGCCGTCGCGGCTCGTCCGGTTCGGACAAGCCCACGGCAGACGAACCACCGGAGTGGAGCGACGTCGACGCCGACGAGATCGAAGACCGCGTCGTCGAACTGGCAGAGCAGGGCCACGACCCAAGCCAGATTGGGATCAAACTGCGTGACGAAGGTGTCACGGGGACGCCCGTCCCGGACGTCAAGTTGGCGACCGGCAAGAAGCTCACCGAAATCCTCGAGGAGAACGACGCACAGTCGGACATTCCTGCGGATCTTCGGAACCTGATGGAACGCGCCGTGCGTCTGCGCGAGCACGTCCAGCAGAACCCACAGGACTACCAGAACAAGCGATCCCTGCAGAACACGGAGTCGAAGGTCCGTCGACTCGTCGCCTACTACCGTGGCGACGAACTCGAGGCAGACTTCCAGTACTCCTACGACGTCGCAGTCGAACTCCTCGAAGAGAACTAA
- a CDS encoding 30S ribosomal protein S3ae — protein MSERSVSRAKQEKRWYTVLAPEQFDRQELGETPADEPEKVYGRTIETTLGELNNNASENNTKLTFKINDVGSDSAYTEFVEHSLTRDYLRSLVRRGASKIEAYVTVLTTDDYRVQIQPVAFTTKKADASQEKAIRNQMVEMIEEAAAERTFEELIDSVVEGRLSSGIYGEAKTIYPLRRVEIQKTTLEAHPEEVAEEEATAVDVDEEDVATE, from the coding sequence ATGAGTGAACGTTCAGTTTCACGCGCGAAACAGGAGAAGCGGTGGTACACCGTGCTCGCACCGGAGCAGTTCGACCGGCAGGAGCTCGGCGAGACCCCCGCTGACGAACCGGAGAAAGTCTACGGCCGAACCATCGAGACCACGCTTGGCGAACTCAACAACAACGCCAGCGAGAACAACACCAAGTTGACCTTCAAGATCAACGATGTTGGCAGCGACTCGGCATACACGGAGTTCGTCGAGCACTCGCTGACCCGAGACTACCTGCGCTCGCTGGTCCGTCGCGGTGCCTCGAAGATCGAGGCCTACGTCACCGTCCTCACGACGGATGACTACCGCGTCCAGATCCAGCCCGTCGCATTCACGACGAAGAAGGCCGATGCAAGCCAGGAGAAGGCCATCCGTAACCAGATGGTCGAAATGATCGAAGAGGCTGCAGCCGAACGCACCTTCGAAGAGCTGATCGACAGCGTCGTCGAAGGCCGCCTCTCCTCGGGTATTTACGGCGAAGCGAAGACGATCTACCCGCTTCGCCGCGTCGAGATTCAGAAGACGACCCTCGAGGCCCACCCCGAAGAAGTCGCCGAAGAGGAAGCGACTGCTGTCGACGTCGACGAAGAAGACGTCGCAACCGAATAA
- a CDS encoding helix-turn-helix domain-containing protein — protein MRKSGSWMTIWDDRILEYIREEESGSPKKLKESGYVRVSKSHISRRLRTLAEYGLLNHLGNGVYVITDCGEAYLNGELDTSEDASESSFNVLDENNNGE, from the coding sequence ATGCGAAAATCTGGATCATGGATGACGATTTGGGATGATCGTATACTCGAGTACATTCGTGAGGAAGAATCTGGATCGCCGAAGAAACTCAAAGAGAGTGGATATGTGAGAGTCTCTAAATCACATATCTCTCGCCGTCTCAGAACACTTGCAGAATATGGTCTATTGAATCATCTCGGGAATGGTGTTTATGTGATTACAGATTGTGGCGAGGCCTATCTCAATGGGGAATTGGATACGAGTGAAGATGCATCGGAATCTTCCTTTAATGTATTAGATGAGAACAATAACGGGGAATAA
- a CDS encoding thiamine-phosphate synthase family protein yields the protein MQFVEEIVVDEFLPTVRSMLAGELREQGFTQSDVAEVLGISQSAVSKYAHGDVATNDRIERDERVVSLVEELAEGLAAGDVTPVQALIEIEVLIRTLEGGSDLLADLHEDAVPELADYDASFRVHDPESALRTSERVLSSLRGGLRLLENASGFATLIPAVGSNLVACTPDASDVEDVAGVPGRIFDVKGKATVPADPEFGVSEHVATVLLAARRHGADVSAALNIAYDESTLATLEERGHVTAEFDESDDIVSSVSAAIESEPDATVLYQTGGMGIEPLIYVLGPDAESVADAARALI from the coding sequence ATGCAATTCGTCGAAGAGATCGTCGTCGACGAGTTCCTGCCGACGGTCCGGTCGATGCTGGCCGGCGAACTCCGCGAGCAGGGATTCACACAGAGCGACGTTGCGGAGGTACTCGGAATCAGCCAGAGTGCAGTCTCGAAGTACGCCCACGGCGACGTGGCGACAAACGACCGAATCGAGCGCGACGAGCGCGTGGTCTCCCTCGTCGAAGAACTTGCCGAGGGACTCGCGGCTGGCGACGTCACGCCCGTCCAGGCGCTCATCGAAATCGAAGTCCTCATCCGCACGCTCGAGGGCGGAAGCGACCTCCTCGCGGACCTCCACGAGGACGCCGTTCCCGAACTCGCCGACTACGACGCGAGTTTCCGGGTTCACGACCCCGAAAGCGCTCTTCGGACCAGCGAGCGCGTCCTCTCGTCGCTGCGCGGCGGGCTTCGCCTGCTCGAGAACGCGAGCGGCTTCGCAACGTTGATCCCCGCCGTCGGCTCGAATCTGGTCGCTTGCACGCCGGACGCGAGCGATGTCGAGGACGTGGCCGGCGTTCCCGGCCGGATTTTCGACGTCAAAGGAAAGGCAACGGTGCCGGCAGACCCCGAGTTCGGCGTCTCCGAGCACGTCGCAACGGTCCTGCTCGCAGCGCGTCGCCACGGCGCTGACGTCTCCGCGGCGCTCAACATCGCCTACGACGAGTCGACACTCGCCACGCTCGAAGAACGCGGCCACGTCACCGCCGAGTTCGACGAATCGGACGACATCGTCTCGAGCGTTAGCGCGGCCATCGAGAGCGAACCCGACGCAACGGTGCTGTACCAGACCGGCGGGATGGGAATCGAGCCGCTGATCTACGTGCTCGGGCCGGACGCAGAGTCGGTCGCGGACGCCGCTCGAGCGCTCATCTAA
- a CDS encoding COG1361 family protein, with protein MAGSLLLSGALVYFYKQMHDVQKMQANIQDRQTKLIKSQTEISRANHEPKLRHTNISFGNRDQIKLTLENIGNGIATDLTLTCVLVTENEYYRIEPVPNSLFYIGDSVSDQYRSLTPGEKEKFNAHLFLSLRSNRFSDTRSWFTTATGKLHHTGTKSATVRLILQYKNILGDIQSEEIISAPFMVHGSTSIENALQNSMDPVAESVPYKNPNAPIDLNHLGQREPPAKLDEIDISFNSIDMILKHNLSLDIELPEELGCEVTRNGRTVKSFTTDQTLSFNGNNNDHLEHGDLVHVFGCDGDDSWQVDIIGAGDHPPEGPKHASILQRQMKLS; from the coding sequence ATGGCTGGTTCACTCCTCTTATCAGGTGCTCTCGTATATTTCTATAAACAGATGCATGATGTGCAAAAAATGCAAGCCAATATCCAAGATCGACAAACAAAGTTAATCAAATCTCAAACAGAAATCAGTCGAGCTAATCACGAACCAAAATTACGTCACACCAACATCTCGTTCGGTAACCGAGACCAGATCAAATTAACTCTCGAAAACATTGGAAACGGAATCGCAACTGATCTAACTTTAACCTGCGTCTTAGTAACCGAGAACGAATATTATAGAATAGAACCAGTGCCGAATTCACTTTTTTATATCGGCGATTCAGTTAGCGATCAGTACCGAAGTTTGACACCTGGTGAAAAGGAGAAATTCAATGCACATCTATTCCTGAGTCTCAGAAGCAATAGATTCTCAGATACCCGTTCGTGGTTTACAACTGCCACTGGAAAGTTACATCACACTGGAACAAAATCTGCTACAGTTCGATTAATTCTTCAGTATAAGAACATTCTCGGAGACATTCAATCAGAAGAGATTATTTCTGCCCCATTCATGGTTCATGGGTCAACCTCAATAGAAAATGCTCTACAAAACTCAATGGATCCTGTCGCAGAATCTGTTCCATATAAAAATCCAAACGCACCAATAGACTTGAATCATCTTGGTCAAAGAGAACCTCCTGCTAAGCTTGATGAAATCGATATTTCATTCAATTCAATTGATATGATCTTGAAGCATAACTTATCTCTTGATATCGAATTACCAGAGGAACTAGGGTGTGAAGTTACGAGGAATGGACGAACGGTAAAATCATTTACAACTGACCAGACACTATCTTTTAATGGTAACAATAACGACCATTTAGAACACGGTGATCTCGTCCATGTGTTTGGTTGTGATGGGGATGATAGCTGGCAAGTAGATATTATTGGAGCAGGGGATCATCCCCCAGAAGGACCAAAGCATGCCTCAATACTACAACGTCAAATGAAGTTAAGTTAA
- a CDS encoding exonuclease, with protein sequence MSTDGRSASDSTTASALESASFVRLVTKADGDGLAASGLVARALAARGTPFQVTVGRTVATRTERAQATTGGDGDLTLVVGSTDATNATRLDTDDRPATLAAVDHVRDLGETPDLVLALAGLVAAGVEPGAGESEWLIETARERGLVERRPGVAIPTADPVDGLAHSTRVSAPWSGDVDATHETLSDAIGADLEAETDRADDADASGTTLEHTDHRALGSVVALDAVSAEAATAAAAESIQRVLKPYATPDAPFETVGGYADVLEATAQTEPGTGAALAMGHDAREPALAVWREYGRRAHNALEAASTGRYDGLFVVGIDDGPVEAVAALSTAFRSPEPLVLAVGAGEAALATREGTLPPLEGVARDLESVLEGTGDATDQGVTYDVTASGRRGYLQYDPAVDETTIIETVREYQ encoded by the coding sequence ATGTCTACCGACGGCCGTTCCGCGTCCGATTCGACGACCGCCAGCGCACTCGAGAGCGCGAGCTTCGTCCGCCTCGTAACGAAAGCGGATGGTGACGGGCTCGCAGCGAGTGGGCTCGTCGCGCGAGCGCTGGCTGCGCGCGGGACGCCGTTTCAGGTGACAGTCGGCCGCACGGTTGCGACACGCACCGAGCGCGCACAGGCGACGACCGGGGGCGACGGGGATCTGACGCTCGTTGTCGGATCGACCGACGCCACGAATGCGACGCGACTCGATACCGACGACCGGCCGGCGACGCTGGCAGCTGTCGATCACGTTCGCGATCTCGGCGAAACGCCGGATCTCGTGCTCGCACTCGCTGGTCTCGTTGCTGCTGGCGTCGAGCCAGGAGCCGGTGAAAGCGAGTGGCTCATCGAAACGGCTCGAGAGCGCGGACTCGTCGAGCGCCGACCAGGAGTCGCAATCCCAACGGCAGACCCCGTCGACGGGCTTGCACACTCGACGCGAGTGAGCGCACCGTGGTCGGGCGACGTGGATGCGACACACGAAACGCTCTCGGACGCAATCGGAGCCGATCTCGAGGCGGAGACAGACCGTGCGGATGATGCGGATGCCTCAGGCACGACGCTCGAGCACACCGATCATCGCGCGCTCGGGTCGGTCGTGGCACTCGATGCGGTCAGCGCCGAGGCGGCGACTGCCGCCGCAGCCGAGTCGATCCAGCGCGTGCTGAAACCGTATGCAACGCCAGACGCGCCTTTCGAGACCGTTGGCGGCTACGCCGACGTACTCGAGGCAACGGCCCAAACGGAACCGGGAACCGGCGCTGCGCTGGCGATGGGCCATGATGCCCGCGAGCCAGCACTGGCTGTCTGGCGTGAGTATGGTCGCCGCGCTCACAATGCACTCGAGGCGGCGTCGACCGGCCGCTACGACGGGCTGTTCGTGGTCGGGATCGACGATGGACCCGTCGAGGCGGTCGCAGCACTCAGCACAGCCTTCCGGTCGCCGGAGCCACTCGTCCTCGCCGTCGGCGCTGGCGAGGCAGCACTGGCGACTCGAGAGGGGACGCTGCCGCCGCTCGAGGGCGTTGCACGCGATCTCGAGAGTGTACTCGAGGGCACTGGCGACGCCACCGACCAGGGCGTGACGTACGACGTGACTGCCAGTGGTCGGCGTGGCTACTTGCAGTATGATCCTGCCGTCGACGAGACGACGATCATCGAGACAGTGAGGGAGTACCAATGA
- the dcd gene encoding dCTP deaminase, which translates to MILSDADILDRLEDGSLVVEPLDDPELQIQPASVDLRLGREFLEFQRTNIPCIHPNSENEVDEYVTETVVEDGDDFILHPGDFVLGTTHERVEIPADLIAHVEGRSSLGRLAVVVHATAGLCDPGYRGQITLELSNLGSAPVALTPGMRISQLTFTELKTEAERPYGSDRGSKYQDQDGPQASRIQSDDEFGGDQLERTGE; encoded by the coding sequence ATGATCCTCTCCGATGCGGACATTCTCGACCGACTCGAGGACGGCTCGCTCGTTGTCGAACCCCTCGACGACCCGGAACTGCAGATTCAACCGGCGAGTGTCGACTTGCGACTGGGGCGGGAGTTCCTCGAGTTCCAGCGGACGAACATCCCCTGTATTCACCCGAATTCCGAGAACGAAGTCGACGAGTACGTCACCGAAACCGTCGTCGAAGACGGTGACGACTTCATCCTTCATCCCGGCGACTTCGTCCTCGGAACGACCCACGAGCGCGTCGAGATTCCGGCGGACCTGATCGCCCACGTCGAGGGCCGCTCCTCGCTTGGCCGCCTCGCCGTCGTCGTCCACGCGACCGCAGGACTCTGTGATCCCGGTTATCGCGGCCAGATCACCCTTGAACTCTCGAATCTCGGCAGCGCACCTGTTGCACTCACGCCGGGAATGCGCATCTCACAGCTCACCTTCACCGAACTCAAAACCGAAGCCGAACGCCCCTACGGCAGCGACCGCGGCTCGAAGTATCAGGACCAGGACGGGCCACAGGCCTCGCGCATCCAGAGCGACGACGAGTTCGGCGGCGACCAACTCGAGCGGACGGGCGAGTAA
- a CDS encoding YIP1 family protein has translation MVRTPLVFPNDYFARSDAFSPWKVVGPIIAYWLASVAISMLMRYAIASEWANEYGRLLYHTLQSTVLTLLVFTLIAYVIGQAAGGDGEPVDALVLAAWGLVPALLARSGFLILEFGPVGGSEATPATNIAVVIAAGAIACIWIGYCWRDGFRHAFGLERAVATPAAALGVGLCAVWFFWPWLV, from the coding sequence ATGGTCCGAACGCCGCTTGTCTTTCCCAACGACTACTTCGCCCGCTCGGACGCATTTTCTCCGTGGAAAGTCGTTGGTCCGATTATCGCGTACTGGCTAGCGAGTGTCGCCATCAGCATGCTCATGCGGTACGCGATTGCGTCCGAATGGGCCAACGAGTACGGCAGGTTGCTCTATCACACCCTCCAGTCAACCGTGCTCACGCTGCTCGTGTTCACGCTCATCGCGTACGTCATCGGACAGGCCGCAGGCGGCGACGGCGAACCCGTGGACGCGCTCGTCCTCGCCGCGTGGGGGCTCGTTCCCGCACTCCTCGCCCGAAGCGGATTTCTCATCCTCGAGTTCGGTCCGGTCGGTGGGTCGGAGGCAACGCCCGCGACGAACATCGCAGTCGTCATCGCCGCTGGTGCCATCGCCTGCATCTGGATCGGCTACTGCTGGCGCGATGGCTTTCGCCATGCCTTCGGCCTCGAGCGAGCCGTTGCGACACCCGCTGCGGCGCTCGGTGTCGGTCTCTGTGCGGTGTGGTTTTTCTGGCCGTGGCTCGTGTAG
- a CDS encoding HNH endonuclease translates to MTRMTAERFFGGKDHRIENLHSTLRFVSRQTPTEHELTNWLLENTSAGSESTISKNISFLESIDLLEHTPEGYEPTNKGEAFWRHDEPLVMYEGLATAVDGFREIARAIPNGHRTITEIQEQLQDAYPDHVLPNDVVTRHLGWLESLNLVTKQDESYFIPIENGEFEVGKTYSRWFIHDVLKGGRYKGIATPSEHPLIFIFTGDAGSTYGYQDEFLEDDTFLYTGEGTEGEMTMDGGNEAIRSHNANGDDLHLFENTDLPWISTYLGEYEYVGHRRTELPDENGDLRDAFRFELAPIGGTDVELETTPTALSDQELFEKATQSSPAGTQPGEPEETPTNSSTSRSYPRSDIVRKFALRVADGVCQGCEEAAPFRNPSGDPFLEVHHLTRRSDGGPDDPENVIALCPNCHRRVHEGRDGDEFNRRLKDEASVRNKRYR, encoded by the coding sequence ATGACTCGAATGACCGCTGAACGATTTTTCGGCGGGAAAGACCATCGGATTGAGAATCTTCACTCGACGCTTCGATTTGTCTCGAGGCAAACCCCTACAGAACACGAGCTAACCAACTGGCTACTTGAGAATACGTCCGCTGGCTCGGAATCAACTATCTCGAAAAACATCTCTTTTCTCGAGTCGATTGATCTGCTCGAGCACACGCCTGAGGGCTACGAGCCAACGAACAAGGGCGAGGCCTTCTGGAGACACGACGAACCGCTCGTGATGTATGAAGGGCTCGCAACGGCTGTTGACGGATTTCGGGAAATCGCTCGAGCGATTCCGAATGGCCATCGAACGATCACGGAGATTCAAGAGCAACTCCAAGACGCCTATCCCGATCACGTGCTCCCAAACGATGTCGTCACGCGTCATCTCGGGTGGCTCGAGTCCCTCAATCTGGTCACCAAACAAGACGAGAGCTATTTCATCCCAATCGAAAACGGCGAGTTCGAGGTCGGCAAGACCTACAGCCGGTGGTTCATTCACGACGTGCTCAAAGGCGGGCGATACAAGGGAATTGCGACGCCAAGCGAGCACCCGCTCATTTTCATCTTCACGGGCGACGCCGGGAGCACCTACGGCTATCAGGACGAGTTTCTCGAGGACGACACCTTCCTCTACACTGGCGAGGGAACGGAAGGCGAGATGACGATGGACGGCGGGAACGAAGCGATTCGCTCGCACAACGCAAACGGCGACGACCTCCATCTGTTCGAGAATACCGACCTGCCCTGGATCAGTACCTATCTCGGCGAGTACGAGTACGTCGGCCACCGCAGGACGGAGTTACCCGACGAGAACGGCGACCTGCGAGACGCGTTTCGGTTCGAACTGGCTCCCATCGGCGGCACGGATGTTGAACTCGAGACCACACCGACTGCACTCTCGGATCAAGAACTCTTCGAGAAGGCAACGCAGAGTTCGCCAGCAGGGACACAACCAGGCGAACCCGAGGAGACACCGACCAACTCGAGCACCAGCCGATCCTATCCTCGATCCGATATCGTCCGCAAATTCGCGCTGCGAGTCGCGGACGGCGTTTGCCAGGGCTGTGAGGAGGCGGCCCCGTTTCGAAACCCGAGTGGCGACCCCTTCCTCGAGGTGCACCACCTCACGCGCCGAAGTGACGGCGGGCCGGACGACCCGGAGAATGTGATCGCACTGTGTCCGAACTGTCATCGACGGGTGCACGAAGGCCGCGACGGTGACGAATTCAACCGCCGACTGAAAGACGAAGCTAGCGTGCGAAACAAACGCTATCGGTAA
- the truD gene encoding tRNA pseudouridine(13) synthase TruD: MRPAHPTEQAVGMEYYVTDADGVGGHLREDDEEFRVRELERFDTEPVDAPTDAYPHLVFRATLRGWDTNDFASRVSDALGISRERVNWAGTKDKYAVTTQLFSVYGADPDDLPDVNGAELEVLGRAGRNLEFGDLAGNAFTLVVSDPEQPDNAAAITNELQAFGGLENAVDGDDEPTPVGVPNFFGQQRFGSRRPVTHEVGLEIVRGDWKGAVMAYLGRPADAEPESTQDARTFVEETEDWQEALEGFPNRLRYERSMLHGLVECEGEPEPDDFRAALERVPSNLQRLFVHAAQSYAFNQMLSKRLERGLPFDRPVAGDVVCFADTDAPDELELPDTDRLQRVDDRRVDSVTRHCERGRAFVTAPLVGTDTELADGEQGEIEREVLADLDLEPGDFDLPGEFYSSGTRRAILVRTDLEVGLEPLSLSFALPKGSYATVMAREFLKVDPVDLG, encoded by the coding sequence ATGCGCCCGGCCCACCCCACGGAACAGGCTGTCGGCATGGAGTATTACGTCACTGACGCCGACGGCGTCGGCGGTCACCTCCGCGAGGACGACGAGGAGTTTCGCGTCCGCGAACTCGAGCGCTTCGACACCGAGCCGGTCGATGCGCCGACGGACGCCTACCCGCACCTCGTGTTCCGAGCGACGCTGCGAGGCTGGGATACGAACGACTTTGCCTCTCGGGTCTCCGACGCGCTGGGGATCTCCCGCGAGCGGGTCAACTGGGCCGGCACGAAAGACAAGTACGCCGTGACGACGCAGCTGTTTTCGGTCTACGGCGCTGATCCCGACGACCTGCCTGACGTCAACGGCGCTGAGCTTGAGGTCCTCGGGCGCGCGGGCCGAAACCTCGAGTTCGGCGACCTCGCGGGCAACGCGTTTACGCTCGTCGTCAGCGATCCCGAGCAACCCGACAACGCGGCAGCGATCACCAACGAGTTACAGGCCTTCGGCGGGCTCGAGAACGCCGTCGACGGCGATGACGAGCCGACGCCCGTCGGCGTGCCCAACTTCTTCGGCCAGCAGCGATTCGGGAGCCGTCGGCCGGTCACCCACGAGGTCGGCCTCGAGATTGTCCGCGGCGACTGGAAGGGCGCGGTCATGGCGTACCTCGGCCGTCCCGCTGACGCCGAACCCGAGAGCACGCAGGACGCCCGAACGTTCGTCGAGGAGACCGAAGACTGGCAGGAAGCCCTCGAGGGATTCCCCAATCGCCTCCGCTACGAGCGTTCGATGCTCCATGGCCTCGTCGAATGTGAGGGCGAACCCGAACCCGACGACTTTCGGGCCGCTCTCGAGCGCGTCCCCTCGAACCTCCAACGGCTGTTCGTCCACGCCGCCCAGTCGTATGCGTTCAATCAGATGCTAAGCAAACGCCTCGAGCGCGGGCTTCCGTTCGACCGCCCGGTCGCGGGTGATGTCGTCTGCTTTGCCGACACCGACGCGCCCGACGAACTCGAACTACCCGACACCGACCGATTGCAGCGCGTCGACGACCGGCGCGTCGACTCCGTCACTCGTCATTGCGAGCGTGGGCGGGCGTTCGTCACCGCGCCACTGGTCGGCACCGACACGGAACTCGCAGACGGGGAACAAGGCGAGATCGAACGCGAGGTACTCGCTGACCTCGACCTCGAGCCAGGCGACTTCGATCTACCGGGTGAGTTCTACTCGAGCGGGACGCGACGCGCGATTCTCGTTCGGACGGACCTCGAGGTGGGCCTCGAGCCGCTGTCGCTGTCGTTTGCGTTGCCGAAGGGATCCTACGCGACGGTGATGGCACGGGAGTTCCTGAAAGTCGATCCGGTCGACCTCGGCTAA
- the pth2 gene encoding peptidyl-tRNA hydrolase Pth2, which produces MKQAIVARTDIGMGQGKLAAQVAHASLSAYEKADSQRRSQWKQGGQKKVVLKGTSERQLHELSEIADSKGIPNALIRDAGHTQLEPGTVTALAVGPAADDDVDSVTGELSLF; this is translated from the coding sequence ATGAAACAGGCCATCGTCGCCCGCACCGACATCGGCATGGGACAGGGAAAACTCGCCGCACAGGTCGCTCACGCGTCGCTCTCTGCATACGAAAAGGCAGATAGCCAGCGTCGGAGCCAGTGGAAACAGGGCGGCCAGAAGAAGGTCGTCCTCAAAGGGACCAGCGAACGGCAACTGCACGAACTCTCCGAAATCGCTGATAGCAAGGGGATTCCGAACGCCCTGATTCGCGACGCCGGCCACACCCAACTCGAGCCCGGCACCGTCACGGCGCTGGCCGTCGGCCCCGCAGCGGATGACGACGTCGACAGTGTGACAGGCGAACTGTCGCTGTTCTGA